Proteins encoded by one window of Anaerolineales bacterium:
- a CDS encoding response regulator transcription factor, which produces MPKTRVLIIEDQPKIAGWLARFLEDAGFEALRADDGRTGLQTVWSEKPEVIVLDLMLPDMDGLDVCRFIRQRSDAFILMLTARAEETDRLIGLEIGADDYITKPFSPREVVARIRSLLRRASGDLVRQDRPISHEGLLLDPPRRAVTRDGVVINLTPTEFDMLYTMMRQPGVPFSRERLINEALGYDYAGYERTVDVHIRNLRRKIERDTANPRYIQTVFGVGYRFGGLGDESSPEEAPTSNP; this is translated from the coding sequence ATGCCAAAGACTCGTGTACTGATCATTGAAGATCAACCTAAAATAGCCGGATGGCTTGCCCGCTTTCTTGAAGATGCTGGCTTCGAGGCGCTGCGGGCGGATGACGGACGGACAGGCTTGCAGACTGTCTGGAGCGAAAAGCCAGAGGTCATTGTCCTCGATTTGATGCTCCCCGATATGGATGGTTTGGATGTCTGTCGTTTCATCCGCCAGCGCTCCGATGCCTTCATCCTTATGCTGACTGCCCGTGCCGAGGAAACAGACCGTCTCATCGGGTTGGAAATTGGCGCAGATGATTACATCACGAAGCCGTTCAGCCCGCGCGAGGTGGTCGCCCGCATCCGGTCTCTGCTGCGCCGTGCCAGTGGCGATCTGGTCCGCCAAGATCGCCCGATCAGCCATGAGGGGCTGCTGCTCGACCCGCCGCGCCGCGCTGTCACTCGCGATGGGGTGGTGATCAACCTGACCCCGACAGAATTTGACATGCTCTACACAATGATGCGTCAGCCGGGCGTCCCTTTCAGCCGCGAACGCCTGATCAATGAGGCGCTTGGCTACGATTACGCTGGTTATGAACGGACGGTGGATGTTCACATTCGCAACCTGCGGCGGAAAATTGAACGGGATACGGCAAACCCCCGTTATATTCAGACGGTCTTTGGCGTTGGCTACCGGTTTGGTGGTCTTGGGGATGAATCCTCGCCGGAGGAAGCGCCCACCTCGAATCCCTAA
- a CDS encoding HAMP domain-containing histidine kinase, protein MKLPLGAQIGRALRSLRAQVILSYLPLVIVPVVVIGSVAQGVAARGFDVLVRADARQYMDNVMPCLSAYYETFGAWTGLNGIFAGEGTSVVVVSERRLRPETGGGQPPVGHTLKESLALIITSGLPQCIVVIESGIRTAPPSQNPFGEGVGNPPYGGATPLPGGEGVALPVNPPMNPLPGMGEMGGGGQPPYRRGGGIGQPFALSPDALLILDTAGTIIATTPNAAPYIGRSLEDPNFLGAGIYVRGQLVGRVAVGMALGAMSEAQRETLGAISSGVLAAALISGLLALGFGVILSWRISTPLRHLMAGVRRLAAGEWNTPIERGARGEFGDLTDAFNGMAGEITRQQKLNRQMVGDIAHDLRTPLSVMMLEIEAIEAGYQTPTEAAAALREEVGWLSRMVDDLRLLSLMDADQITLQRENVPMGDFLRSIHDFWATAAESEGRTMRLDLPNALPTVDVDPSRLRQIISNLIDNALRHTRPGDAITLSGRVGEGAMIVAVSDEGEGIAPDALPHIFDRFYRADRSRQHHPDGWKRDGSGLGLSITKRLVELHQGAIHVQSTLGRGTIFTVHFPLT, encoded by the coding sequence ATGAAACTTCCCCTTGGAGCGCAGATTGGGCGGGCATTACGAAGCCTTCGCGCGCAGGTGATCCTGAGCTACCTTCCACTGGTGATTGTTCCCGTTGTCGTGATAGGAAGCGTAGCGCAAGGGGTGGCAGCGCGGGGCTTTGATGTTCTTGTGCGGGCGGATGCTCGCCAATACATGGATAACGTCATGCCCTGTCTCAGCGCCTATTACGAAACCTTTGGGGCATGGACGGGACTGAATGGCATTTTTGCCGGAGAGGGAACAAGCGTCGTCGTCGTCAGCGAACGCCGCCTCCGTCCTGAAACTGGAGGGGGGCAGCCCCCTGTTGGACATACCCTGAAGGAATCCCTCGCCCTAATCATCACTTCCGGCTTGCCGCAATGCATTGTTGTCATCGAGAGCGGTATTAGGACTGCCCCACCAAGCCAGAACCCCTTTGGCGAAGGGGTGGGAAATCCACCGTATGGGGGGGCAACACCCCTTCCAGGCGGAGAGGGCGTCGCCCTGCCGGTGAACCCACCGATGAATCCCCTTCCGGGTATGGGCGAAATGGGCGGCGGCGGGCAGCCTCCCTATCGACGCGGCGGGGGGATAGGGCAGCCCTTTGCGCTCTCGCCTGATGCCCTCTTGATCTTAGACACAGCAGGGACGATCATCGCCACGACACCGAACGCCGCTCCCTACATTGGACGCTCATTGGAAGACCCCAATTTCCTCGGCGCGGGCATTTATGTTCGTGGACAGCTTGTTGGGCGGGTGGCGGTGGGGATGGCGCTTGGGGCAATGAGCGAGGCGCAGCGCGAGACATTGGGGGCAATCAGCAGCGGGGTGCTGGCGGCAGCCCTGATCAGCGGACTTTTGGCGCTTGGGTTTGGGGTGATTCTCTCGTGGCGGATCAGCACCCCGCTCCGTCACCTCATGGCAGGCGTCCGGCGGTTGGCGGCGGGTGAATGGAATACGCCTATCGAGCGCGGGGCAAGAGGCGAATTTGGCGATCTGACGGACGCCTTCAACGGCATGGCAGGGGAGATCACTCGCCAGCAAAAGTTAAACAGGCAGATGGTTGGGGATATTGCCCACGATTTGCGCACGCCCCTTTCGGTGATGATGTTAGAAATTGAGGCGATTGAAGCCGGCTACCAAACGCCCACCGAAGCCGCCGCCGCGCTCCGCGAGGAAGTCGGTTGGTTGAGCCGTATGGTGGACGATCTCCGTTTGCTCTCCCTGATGGATGCCGACCAAATCACGCTCCAACGGGAGAATGTCCCCATGGGTGACTTTCTCCGTTCGATTCACGATTTTTGGGCAACAGCGGCGGAATCGGAAGGGCGCACGATGCGTCTAGACCTTCCCAACGCCCTTCCGACGGTGGATGTCGACCCCTCCCGCTTGCGGCAGATCATTAGCAACCTGATCGATAACGCCTTGCGCCACACCCGCCCGGGCGATGCGATCACCCTTTCTGGGCGCGTGGGCGAGGGCGCTATGATTGTGGCAGTCAGCGACGAGGGCGAAGGCATTGCCCCCGACGCGCTCCCCCATATTTTTGATCGCTTCTACCGCGCAGATCGCTCGCGGCAGCACCACCCCGATGGCTGGAAACGCGATGGGAGCGGGCTAGGCTTGAGCATCACCAAACGGCTGGTCGAACTTCATCAAGGTGCGATTCACGTCCAAAGCACCCTGGGGCGGGGGACAATCTTCACCGTCCACTTCCCGTTAACCTGA
- a CDS encoding MBL fold metallo-hydrolase, whose amino-acid sequence MIHLGAFQLYFLTDGTVHVDAGGPFGLVPRALYRDYLQPNAENQIPMTLTCLLIRAHGKLILVDTGLGDKLTDKMKENWGLLRSETLLEGLARQGVAPDQIDMVINTHLHADHCSGNTLFTAKGIEPTFPNAHYYVQRREYEDATHTNERTRSTYYEPNFQPLLDCGQMTLLDGDTDILPGVRGVVTPGHTPGHQSILLSSEGQHALFLSDLASYMIHFERLSWMTSYDTEPLVTLETKRKWQAWVLEHRALLISQHDPKVKAGYLSQTGERYRITPTVTAHD is encoded by the coding sequence ATGATTCACTTAGGCGCTTTCCAACTCTACTTTCTCACCGATGGCACAGTTCATGTCGATGCCGGCGGTCCCTTTGGGCTTGTCCCGCGTGCGCTTTACCGCGATTACCTTCAGCCAAACGCGGAAAACCAAATCCCCATGACCCTGACCTGCCTCTTGATTCGGGCGCACGGGAAGCTAATTCTCGTGGATACGGGCTTAGGCGATAAGCTGACCGATAAAATGAAGGAGAATTGGGGGCTGCTGCGCAGCGAGACCCTTCTGGAGGGGTTAGCGCGGCAAGGGGTTGCCCCTGACCAGATCGATATGGTCATTAACACGCACTTGCACGCCGATCATTGTTCGGGGAACACCCTCTTTACCGCCAAGGGGATTGAGCCGACCTTTCCCAACGCTCACTATTACGTGCAGCGGCGAGAGTATGAGGACGCCACCCACACGAATGAACGGACGCGCAGCACCTACTACGAGCCGAATTTCCAACCGCTGCTTGACTGTGGGCAGATGACCTTATTGGATGGGGACACCGACATTTTGCCCGGTGTGCGCGGCGTTGTAACGCCCGGTCATACGCCCGGTCACCAATCGATCCTGCTCAGCAGCGAGGGGCAGCACGCCTTATTTCTGAGCGATTTGGCAAGTTATATGATTCACTTCGAGCGGCTTAGCTGGATGACGAGCTACGATACCGAGCCGTTGGTGACTTTAGAGACCAAGCGAAAATGGCAAGCTTGGGTGCTGGAACACCGCGCCTTGCTGATCAGCCAGCACGATCCAAAGGTGAAGGCTGGGTATCTCTCTCAAACGGGAGAGCGCTATCGAATCACCCCCACCGTCACCGCCCATGATTAA